AGCAGCTTGGAATTAATTgcatggctgtgctgcagtgtcCTGTTGCAGGGCATTGCttgcctggctccagcagcataGAGGGCCCTGCAGCTAgagccattccctgctcctgcagctcctgccccagctgctcgTGCCACGGAAATTCACCCCACACCACAGCACaaaggagctctgagcaaccctCTCCTGTCTCCGTAGGTGATCTGGAAAGCTACAAGAAGCAAGCATTTGTGCTGAAGGAGGGCGTGGAATACCGGATAAAAATCTCCTTTAGGGTAAGGATTCCGATCTGGAAACAGAACGAACGGAACACCGGACTGCTGCAGTCCTGGCTTGGGCAGCAAGTGGGGTTGTGCTGAAGGAATGGGCTCTTCCTGCAGGTGGGGTGGGCAGCATGAACGGAGACATCCTGCTcagtccctgctcctctctctgcaggTAAACAGGGAGATTGTGTCAGGATTGAAGTACATCCAGCACACGTTCCGGAAAGGTGTGAAAAGTAAGTGCTTCTCTGTGACttggtgctgctctgtgtgagTGAGGGCTTCCTGCTCACCTTGCTGCTGTGACAGGGCTGCCCAGCAGCTCGGCACGGGAGGGGACAGTGCTCAGTGCCACGtggagctctgcagaggctCCTGGGCCTGCGGTGGTGGGGCAGCCCATGGTCCTGGCTGCACAGCATGAGATCCCGATCCCCCCCCGAGTTTGGCAGGAAGCAGGTCACAGCTGACAGCGCTGCCACTGCTTAGAGGTCACTCCCCACAGGAGGGACCCATTCCTGGGGGGAAGGGAGCTCTGAACTGGGTGAGATTCCTATTGTTACAGCTGCTCTATGGATTGTTGTAACAGTAACAGACCTTTCCTTCGCTTCAGCCTTGCCCCAGATGCAGGGGAGGCTCCTGAACCTCTTGGTGCCTCAATGGAGCCTCTATACccctctttttgtctttttagttGACAAGACCGAATACATGGTTGGGAGCTATGGCCCCCGAGCAGAGGAGTACGAGTTTCTGACCCCCATGGAAGAGGCCCCAAAGGGCATGCTGGCCCGGGGCAGCTACAACATCAAATCCAAGTTCACAGATGATGATAAGACTGACCACCTGTCCTGGGAGTGGAACCTGACCATCAAAAAGGATTGGAAGGACTAGCCCTTCCTGAGGCCAAACCCCAGAGAGCGTGAATCAGACAGTGGCTACCGTAGAATTCCCCCCCTGTACCAAAGTGCTGACATTGGAACCCTCTTACCTGTCACCCCCATCATCATTTGACCAGAGAGCTCAGTTTTTTatgtgccccctccccagagaATTGCTGAGTGCATTGACCAAACCATGCTGTCTGCATCTGGTCTCCAGCTGCCCgtcctggggctgtgctgccccagcactgaggGAGTGCCCACTCCCTTGCCAGGCCCTTTCTTGCTTCCCACCTTCCTTTATCCAGGAGGTGCCAAAGGGGAGGAATCCCTGTTAGGATCCTGTGCTTGGCTTTCCTGCGCACAGCTCAGGGTAGCTACTGCCTCCAAGTAGCTGAAGAATTTTGGTGCCAGGCAGCTGTCAAATCAGTTTATTGGCTCAAGTGTTGTCTGCCTGCCCTTCCCGCCCTGTCAGTGTCCTGGGCAGCTTCATTTGTGGATGTTCCCTGTAACCATGATGCCTTAAATGTGTAACATGTATCCTCTAGGGAGGGGGTCCTGCCTCTGTTACACTTTTTAAACGCCACCTGCCCTCCCAGTCTGTTGGCATGGGCTCAGCTTCCTCACGCCCCTCATGTGTTATTAGGAAAGATTCACAACTTCCCACTTCACTGCTGGTCCGTTCCTCACCTGAGACAGGACATCTCCAGAGGGGAGAGGGTGTGACATCCTGGGTGACGCCTGGCCGCCCTTCCTGGCACCCCGAGCGCCGGCCTGGCTGGAGCCCAGCCTTGCCTGCAGAGCCCCGGGTGCCCTGCGGCACAGAGGGGGCTGAAGGGCAGGGCGGAGCAGGGCTCACCCGTGCTGCCATCACCTGCACTTCTCACTGCAGCCCAGGTCGCTGCAAAGCACTGAAATTCCGGGACAGCACCTGCCCTCCCGGCTGTTTTGGGCTGAGGATGGACGAGTctgtctctgcagctgctcctgatgCGATCAACAAAGAGCTTGCGATGGACAAGTGTTCTGAAGCGGTTAATGCCTTATGTATCTGTTCTGCCTTTAAAATCTGTGCCTGGCCTGTAGTTACTGCCTTGACACTCGGCCCCCCGTGCCTGCCGCAGACCCGCAGCATGCCGGCCTCCACCCCgggctgcacagctgcagctcttgggGCAAAGGAGCCCCAGGGGCCCCCTGCAAGGCCCCGGGGCTGGGCAGGCGTGTGCCACCTCTGCAGCCCTCCGATTTGGACCTACCACATTGAGGTTAGAACTGGGACCAAGTACATGTGGCTTTCTTGTAGCTACGTCTTTGCCTCTAACTGCCCTCGCCCTGCCCCTAGAGAGTTTTTTGTTAATTTGATTTGGTGCATATTGTCTGTAAGTCCTAGACCCAGGTTAACAGGTTTGGAATCATCGTCTGCTTCTCCTTTTATGACagttaaataaaatctttgaaCTGACCGTGTACTGTCCATGCTGGGTCTTCAGCATGAAGTGTCTGAATGGGATTTCTGCAGACACCTAGGGTGGGAGAAGACCAGGATCTGTGGTTTTGCTAGAATGTGAAATGGGATCTGGGACAGGAGAGGCCCCATGGCAGTATGTGTGCAGGATCTGTCCCTTGCTGTTTGCCCTGTTCTGCACTGCCCACAGTGTGAGGGGTGGGTGCGTGTGAGGCAGTGAAAACAGGGTTTTCCAAGGGGGGCCTCttgccagcagaggagcaggcaggctCTGAACCCACAGCACAACTGCTCCAGCTGCACACACAAAGGGAAATTCCTGTGCAGTCACAGGAATGAGGGAGGCAATCAgaaaacacagtccaggagagGCAGCACGATAAGAGCCTGCGGATGTTTACAGAGCAAGTGGCATGTTTGTGTTAAGGATAAAGGAAAGTGTAGCCAtgaaaagctctttacagaATCCATGGTGTGAGAGAACCTGGAGGAgggggctcagctctgctcctggtcAGACTCGTGAAGGTAACTGAGAATTCCATAGGCTCCCTCTTGTATTTGGAGCTCACAGCACAGGCCTCTTCCTCAGGCCTTGGAAAACAGATAAAGGATGATGGGGCTTGGGAAGGACAAGGACTGAAGGCAACAGTCTGGGCCGGGTAGGAGCTGGCACGTGGCCAGTGCCCGCTGCAGCAGGCACATCACTCGTTCTGCCTACTGTGGAGAACAGCGGCCAGCTACACCCCCAGCCCTCCGCAGTGTGGGGACTGGAGCAGGGAACAGGCCTCACTCTCAGTGAGTCAGTTAGAGCCCAAATGTGCCTGGCAGCGTGAACAAAGGCCCCCGTGCTGGCCCCCAACAGCCACTCTGCGGGCAGGGTCAGATGAGCGCCCAGCTGATGCAACCCCAGCGCTTTGGCAAGAGTTTCCACACCCAGGGTGTCGAGGCTTCTGTTAGATCGTTTTACCACGGAAGGAGGCCTGGAGGGGCAGgacagctgtgccctgctccagctttgGGGATTCTCTGCCTCTGTTCTCTGGCACGTCTTCCTCCGACAGCTGGGCTCTTGTGCCTGGTGCATGCCATGAGTGCACTTGGCTGTGGGTGCCTCCAGTCACAGGCCAGCTGGGACAGGCCATTTGCATGAATTGTGGTTCCCAAAGTAAAGCCTCAGCCCCTTCCAGGTGATGCACCTGAAGAACCTCGGCCAgaagctgtgcaggagcagcccaggccgttttccttttccagtgctgcagcagctccgtggTGACACCACAGCTCTGTGAGTGCAGCAGCTGAGTCGGAGCGAAGGTGCTCGTGCagaaccacaacaaaaaaaagggcAGGACCGGCCCTTTCAGCAGAGGCATCGCTGCAGGGCCCTCcggcagagcagccctggaacCAGACAGGCTCCGAGGGGGCCTGGACTGATGCAGCCGCCGATTCCCTCCCCACCAGACCAGCGTGCCTGCGTGCCCTCACCGTGTGCTCAGCTTTGCCTTCCAAAAACCTCGCTGGACTCTCCCCGGGCCTGACAAAAGCGTCTGGTTTAGCACCGGCCGCAGCCCCTGACGGGCAACAGCTGCCGGCAGCACCCGGGGCAGTCGGGTTGTCTGCGGGGAGCTGGTGAGCGCCTCGCTGCTCGCTGCACTCGCCCAGAGCGGAGCGGCGGCTCTGAGCAGCCCCGAGCGGGACACGCTCCGGGAGCCGCGGAGTGCCCCCGCTCCGGCCCGGCACCCGCGGGCTGCGCGGAGCGGCGGCGCCGGCCTGGCACGGGCAGCGCCCGGGGCTCTGCCCACCGGCAGCAGTCGGCATTTCCCCGCCGCGGGCAGCGGGCTCCGCCCGGGGCCGCGCTCTGATCGAGCGCCTCAGCGGGCCCCGCTCGGCCCGGGGCACGACGAGCGCCCGCGCCTTCTCCGTGAGGGCGTGTGGCAGCGCCGCCCGAGCGCCCATCGCCGCGACTGGCGAGCTTGCAGCAAAGCGAAACGGGCCGGCCCCGGGCCGGTCCGAGCCCGGCGCCGGGGGACGGACAGACAGGGTCGGGACGGGCAGCGCTGCTGCCGTTACCGGAGCGGCCCCGAGCGCTGGGCGGTGCCCGAGGGGAAGGCCGTGTCTAGGGGAGGTACGAGGGGAGGGGGAACGGACGGGCCGGACCGGACCGGGCCGAACGGAACCGAACTGAACCGGACAGGACAggaccgggccgggccgggccgaaCCGAATTGACCCGGACAGGACCGGGCCGGGCCGAACCGAACTGAACCGGACAGGACAggaccgggccgggccgggccgggccgaaCCGAACGGAACCGGACAGGACCGGGCCGGGCCGAACCGAACGGAACCGAACTGAACCGGACCGGGCCGAGCCGAACCGAACGGAACCGAACGGAACCGAACCGCGGCTGCaccggggcggggcgggcctCGCGCGCCGGGCTGGTCACGTGGGGCGCGCGGCCCACTCAGGACACACCACGCGCTCGTGGCCGTGCGCACGCGCAGTGCCGCCCGGCGGCGCTTCCCGAGTGCCACGTTCGAGGGCAGGGGCCACGCCAGACGGCGGCGCCGGC
This genomic window from Vidua chalybeata isolate OUT-0048 chromosome 19, bVidCha1 merged haplotype, whole genome shotgun sequence contains:
- the ARHGDIA gene encoding rho GDP-dissociation inhibitor 1, producing MAEQEPTAEQLAQIAAENEEDDHSVNYKPPAQKSIQEIQELDKDDESLRKYKEALLGAVTVSADPNAPNVVVTKLTLVCATAPGPLELDLTGDLESYKKQAFVLKEGVEYRIKISFRVNREIVSGLKYIQHTFRKGVKIDKTEYMVGSYGPRAEEYEFLTPMEEAPKGMLARGSYNIKSKFTDDDKTDHLSWEWNLTIKKDWKD